From Rhizobium sp. NZLR1, a single genomic window includes:
- a CDS encoding glutamate-5-semialdehyde dehydrogenase, producing MLDTVAPSPDIDALMNDIGRKAKAAARPLSFASAEAKNRALNAMADAILANKAEILAENVKDLQDIEGTETLASFVDRLTLNNKRVAEMAEGLRAIAALADPVGEVIAAWDRPNGLQIERVRTPLGVIGVIFESRPNVTADAGALCLKAGNSVILRCGSDSRRSSQAIHACLVEGLKAAGLPEHAIQLVPVTDRAAVGAMLRGLDGAIDVIVPRGGKSLVARVQNEARVPVFAHLEGLCHIYVDGSADIEMAKKIVVNAKMRRTGICGAAETLLVDGAAIGTHLTPLLEVLIDAGCEVRASPTVLKVAPGLKPATEEDWSTEYLDAIISVAVVDGISGAIAHIQTYSSNHTEAVIAEDPHVVARFFTEVDSAILLHNASTQFADGGEFGMGAEIGIATGKMHARGPVGVEQLTSFKYRVHGAGQTRP from the coding sequence ATGCTTGATACCGTTGCGCCAAGCCCTGACATTGACGCGCTGATGAATGACATCGGCCGCAAGGCAAAGGCTGCCGCACGACCGCTGAGCTTTGCGTCCGCCGAGGCGAAGAACAGGGCGCTGAACGCCATGGCCGATGCAATCCTGGCCAACAAGGCTGAGATTCTTGCCGAGAACGTCAAGGATTTGCAGGACATCGAAGGCACCGAGACGCTTGCCTCCTTCGTCGACCGGCTGACGCTGAACAACAAACGCGTCGCCGAGATGGCCGAGGGGCTCCGCGCCATCGCCGCCCTTGCCGACCCGGTCGGCGAAGTCATCGCCGCCTGGGACCGGCCGAACGGCCTGCAGATCGAGCGCGTCCGCACGCCGCTCGGCGTCATCGGCGTCATCTTCGAAAGCCGGCCGAACGTCACGGCTGATGCCGGCGCCCTCTGCCTCAAGGCGGGCAATTCAGTCATCCTGCGCTGTGGCTCGGATTCGCGCCGTTCATCGCAGGCGATCCATGCCTGCCTTGTCGAAGGTCTGAAGGCGGCAGGACTTCCAGAGCATGCTATCCAACTCGTCCCGGTCACCGACCGCGCCGCCGTCGGCGCCATGTTGCGCGGTTTGGACGGGGCAATCGACGTCATCGTGCCGCGCGGCGGCAAGAGCCTGGTCGCCCGCGTGCAGAACGAGGCCCGGGTGCCGGTTTTTGCCCATCTCGAAGGCCTCTGCCATATCTATGTCGATGGCTCGGCCGATATCGAGATGGCGAAGAAGATCGTCGTCAATGCCAAGATGCGCCGCACCGGTATCTGCGGCGCGGCCGAAACCCTGCTCGTCGACGGTGCGGCGATCGGCACGCACCTGACGCCGCTGCTCGAGGTTCTCATCGATGCCGGCTGCGAGGTCCGCGCTTCGCCAACCGTGCTGAAGGTCGCCCCCGGCCTGAAGCCCGCAACGGAAGAGGACTGGTCGACCGAATATCTCGACGCGATCATTTCGGTCGCCGTCGTCGACGGCATATCGGGCGCGATCGCCCATATCCAGACCTATTCCTCGAACCACACCGAGGCGGTGATCGCCGAGGATCCCCACGTCGTCGCGCGTTTCTTCACCGAAGTCGATTCGGCGATCCTGCTGCACAATGCCTCGACCCAGTTTGCCGATGGCGGCGAGTTCGGCATGGGTGCGGAGATCGGCATTGCCACCGGCAAGATGCACGCTCGCGGCCCCGTCGGTGTCGAACAGCTCACCTCCTTCAAATATCGGGTGCACGGCGCCGGACAGACGCGGCCCTGA
- a CDS encoding nicotinate-nucleotide adenylyltransferase: MPHSERGMVVGLFGGSFNPPHQGHALVAEIAIKRLGLDQLWWMVTPGNPLKSRNQLAPLTERIAESERVAADPRVKVTAFEQTLGVSYTANTLARVKARNPHVHFIWVMGADGLQTFHKWQKWQEIVRTFPIAVIDRPGATLSYLSSKMTRTFDFARVDEDDARILWKKQAPAWTFIHGPRSGLSSTAIRNGSSHGQAE, from the coding sequence ATGCCGCACAGCGAGCGCGGCATGGTCGTCGGTCTGTTCGGCGGTTCGTTCAATCCGCCGCACCAGGGCCACGCACTCGTCGCCGAGATCGCCATCAAGCGGCTCGGCCTCGACCAGCTCTGGTGGATGGTTACCCCCGGAAATCCGCTGAAGAGCCGCAACCAGCTGGCACCGCTTACCGAGCGTATTGCCGAAAGTGAACGTGTTGCCGCCGATCCGCGCGTCAAGGTCACCGCCTTCGAACAGACACTCGGCGTCAGCTACACCGCCAATACGCTCGCCCGCGTCAAGGCCCGCAATCCGCATGTGCATTTCATCTGGGTCATGGGCGCCGACGGCCTGCAGACCTTTCACAAATGGCAGAAATGGCAGGAAATTGTCCGCACCTTCCCGATCGCCGTGATCGACCGGCCGGGCGCGACGCTCTCCTACCTCTCCTCGAAAATGACGCGGACCTTCGATTTCGCCCGTGTCGACGAAGATGATGCCCGTATTCTCTGGAAGAAGCAGGCCCCGGCCTGGACCTTCATCCACGGGCCGCGCTCCGGCCTGAGCTCGACGGCAATCCGCAACGGCTCGTCGCACGGCCAAGCCGAATAA
- the modA gene encoding molybdate ABC transporter substrate-binding protein translates to MQDRRRWMKLATVALAALWFGAAALPAPAGAAEKLTVFAAASLKDALDAVNAAWTKESGKEAVASYAASGALAKQIENAAPADIFISADLDWMDYVAKKNLIKVDTRSNLLGNSIVLVAEKDKAKSVEIKQGFDLAGLLGDDKLAMGEPKSVPAGKYAMAALEKLGVWKSVETKVAGAESVRAALALVSRGEAPYGIVYQTDAAADKGVAIVGTFPADSHPPIIYPIAILAESKNPDATAYLDFLKSDKTAAFFTAQGFTVLK, encoded by the coding sequence ATGCAAGACCGCCGCCGATGGATGAAACTGGCAACCGTCGCGCTCGCCGCGCTTTGGTTTGGCGCAGCAGCGCTTCCAGCGCCCGCCGGCGCGGCCGAAAAGCTCACCGTCTTTGCGGCGGCGAGCCTCAAGGATGCGCTCGACGCCGTCAATGCCGCCTGGACCAAGGAGAGCGGCAAGGAGGCCGTTGCCTCCTATGCGGCAAGCGGGGCGCTCGCCAAGCAGATCGAAAACGCCGCTCCCGCCGATATCTTCATCTCGGCCGACCTCGACTGGATGGACTACGTCGCCAAGAAAAACCTCATCAAGGTCGACACCCGTTCCAACCTGCTCGGCAACAGCATCGTGCTCGTTGCCGAAAAGGACAAGGCAAAATCGGTCGAGATCAAGCAGGGCTTCGATCTTGCCGGGCTCCTGGGCGACGACAAGCTTGCCATGGGTGAGCCGAAATCGGTTCCGGCCGGCAAATACGCCATGGCCGCGCTGGAAAAACTCGGCGTCTGGAAATCGGTGGAAACCAAGGTCGCCGGCGCCGAAAGCGTCCGTGCTGCTCTCGCCCTCGTCTCCCGCGGCGAAGCGCCTTACGGCATCGTCTACCAGACGGACGCCGCGGCCGATAAGGGTGTGGCCATCGTCGGCACCTTCCCGGCCGATTCGCATCCGCCGATCATCTACCCGATCGCCATACTTGCCGAGAGCAAGAATCCGGACGCAACAGCCTATCTCGACTTCCTGAAATCCGACAAGACAGCCGCCTTCTTCACGGCGCAGGGTTTTACTGTCCTGAAATGA
- the modB gene encoding molybdate ABC transporter permease subunit has protein sequence MNILGLSNEEWTAILLSLRVSIVAMLASLPFGILVALLLARGRFWGKSVLNGIVHLPLILPPVVTGFLLLILFGRRGPIGSLLDQYFGIVFSFRWTGAALACAIMAFPLMVRSIRLSIEAVDRKLEEAAGTLGAGPFWVFLTITLPLTLPGIIAGMILSFAKAMGEFGATITFVSNIPGETQTLSAAIYTFTQVPGGDAGALRLTLVAIVISMAALLASEFLARLAGQRIDPE, from the coding sequence TTGAATATATTGGGCCTGAGCAATGAGGAATGGACGGCGATCCTGCTCAGCCTGCGTGTCTCTATTGTCGCCATGCTGGCGAGCCTGCCCTTCGGCATCCTCGTCGCCCTGCTGCTTGCTCGCGGTCGCTTCTGGGGCAAGTCGGTGTTGAACGGCATCGTTCACCTGCCGCTGATCCTGCCCCCTGTCGTCACCGGTTTCCTTCTCCTCATCCTGTTCGGCCGCCGTGGTCCGATCGGCAGCCTGCTCGACCAGTATTTCGGCATCGTCTTTTCTTTCCGCTGGACGGGTGCGGCGCTCGCCTGCGCCATCATGGCCTTTCCGCTGATGGTGCGCAGCATCCGCCTGTCGATCGAGGCGGTCGACCGCAAGCTCGAAGAAGCGGCCGGAACGCTCGGCGCCGGTCCCTTCTGGGTCTTCCTGACGATCACCCTGCCGCTGACCTTGCCCGGCATCATCGCCGGCATGATCCTCTCTTTTGCCAAGGCGATGGGCGAATTCGGCGCGACCATCACCTTCGTTTCCAACATTCCTGGCGAAACCCAGACGCTGTCGGCGGCGATCTATACCTTCACCCAGGTGCCGGGCGGCGATGCCGGCGCACTGCGCCTGACGCTCGTCGCCATCGTCATTTCCATGGCCGCGCTGCTCGCCTCCGAATTCCTCGCCCGTCTCGCCGGCCAAAGGATCGACCCGGAATGA
- the modC gene encoding molybdenum ABC transporter ATP-binding protein → MTLIVEAKQRLGTFSLDAAFTSERGVTALFGRSGSGKTSMIRIIAGLARPDEGRVVLDGEPLTETATGIFVPKHRRRFGYVFQEARLFPHLSVRANLAYGHWFAARTARGESFDHIVDLLGIEPLLERSPAKLSGGEKQRVAIGRALLSAPRLLLMDEPLAALDEARKAEILPYLERLRDETEIPIVYVSHSIAEVARLANQVVVMRDGKVEATGPAVDILSRPSAAADRKEAGALLEGTVESFDPRHRLSTVALKSSQLHIPSAALTSGRPVRIRIPSRDVMLATTRPEGLSALNILEGRIAAISSDEDGTVEIRLDCDGDIILSRITTLSCERLDLQPGSVVFAVIKTVALEA, encoded by the coding sequence ATGACGCTGATTGTCGAGGCAAAACAGAGGCTCGGCACCTTTTCGCTCGACGCCGCCTTCACCTCCGAACGCGGCGTCACCGCGCTGTTCGGCCGCTCCGGCTCCGGCAAGACCTCGATGATCCGCATCATCGCCGGCCTCGCCCGCCCGGACGAAGGCCGCGTCGTCCTCGACGGCGAGCCCCTGACCGAAACAGCAACCGGCATCTTCGTCCCGAAACATCGCCGCCGCTTCGGTTATGTCTTCCAGGAGGCCCGGCTTTTCCCGCATCTCAGCGTTCGGGCCAATCTCGCCTATGGCCACTGGTTCGCGGCCCGAACGGCACGCGGTGAAAGCTTCGATCACATCGTCGACCTGCTCGGTATCGAGCCGCTGCTGGAACGCAGCCCCGCAAAACTTTCCGGCGGTGAGAAGCAGCGTGTCGCCATCGGCCGCGCCCTTCTCTCCGCGCCCCGCCTGCTTCTCATGGATGAGCCGCTCGCCGCCCTCGACGAGGCGCGCAAGGCCGAGATCCTGCCCTATCTGGAGCGGCTGCGCGACGAGACGGAAATCCCGATCGTCTATGTCAGCCATTCGATCGCCGAGGTGGCGCGGCTGGCAAACCAGGTCGTCGTCATGCGCGACGGCAAGGTCGAAGCGACGGGTCCCGCCGTCGACATATTGAGCCGTCCCTCTGCGGCGGCCGACCGGAAAGAGGCGGGCGCGCTCCTCGAAGGCACCGTCGAAAGCTTCGATCCGCGTCACCGCCTGTCGACCGTCGCCCTGAAATCCTCTCAGCTCCATATTCCGAGTGCAGCCCTTACTTCAGGCAGACCGGTGCGCATCCGCATTCCGTCCCGCGACGTCATGCTGGCGACCACCAGACCCGAGGGCCTCAGCGCGCTGAACATTCTCGAAGGCAGGATCGCGGCGATATCGTCGGACGAGGACGGAACGGTGGAAATCCGGCTTGATTGCGACGGCGATATCATTCTTTCCCGCATCACCACACTCTCCTGCGAGCGTCTCGATCTCCAACCGGGAAGTGTCGTCTTCGCCGTCATCAAGACCGTGGCCCTGGAGGCCTGA
- a CDS encoding winged helix-turn-helix domain-containing protein: MTDPAAKTLVPVLRISFPDEDRLGHGKMELLEHIRQTGSISAAGRAMDMSYRRAWLLVSEMNRMFCEQVVEPQRGGQKGGGAALTPFGEELLERFRRMEKTMRTSLAGDLAWLEGKRNLQQRHG, encoded by the coding sequence ATGACCGATCCAGCCGCAAAAACCCTCGTGCCCGTCCTGCGAATCAGCTTCCCGGATGAGGATCGGCTCGGCCATGGGAAGATGGAGCTGCTGGAGCATATCCGCCAGACCGGATCGATCTCGGCGGCGGGGCGGGCGATGGACATGTCCTATCGCCGCGCATGGCTGCTGGTCAGCGAGATGAACCGGATGTTCTGCGAGCAGGTGGTGGAGCCGCAGCGCGGCGGGCAGAAGGGCGGTGGCGCAGCGCTGACGCCGTTCGGCGAGGAATTGCTCGAGCGTTTCCGCCGGATGGAAAAAACGATGCGCACGAGCCTTGCCGGCGATCTCGCCTGGCTCGAGGGCAAGCGCAACCTGCAGCAGCGACACGGCTGA
- the rsfS gene encoding ribosome silencing factor encodes MVCHSRKGKALTTVHAKGKTFAVIPKSAERGADAAARALETVLASLEDSKAEDIVTIDIAGKSALGDYMIVVSGRSSRHVMAISDHLLTDLKDDGLGTARVEGQEGGDWVLIDTGDIIVHVFRPEIREFYNIEKMWAAPDMDEETRH; translated from the coding sequence ATGGTTTGTCATTCCAGGAAAGGGAAAGCACTGACAACAGTACACGCCAAGGGAAAAACGTTCGCCGTTATCCCGAAGAGTGCGGAACGTGGCGCCGATGCCGCCGCCCGCGCCCTAGAAACCGTCCTCGCCAGCCTCGAGGACTCCAAAGCTGAAGATATCGTCACCATCGACATTGCCGGAAAATCGGCGCTGGGAGACTACATGATCGTCGTCTCCGGCCGCTCGAGCAGGCATGTCATGGCGATCTCGGATCACCTGCTCACCGACCTGAAGGACGACGGCCTCGGCACGGCCCGCGTCGAAGGTCAGGAGGGCGGCGATTGGGTCCTGATCGACACCGGTGACATTATCGTGCACGTGTTCCGTCCCGAAATCCGCGAGTTCTACAACATCGAAAAGATGTGGGCGGCTCCGGATATGGATGAAGAAACACGGCACTGA